The proteins below are encoded in one region of Mauremys reevesii isolate NIE-2019 linkage group 15, ASM1616193v1, whole genome shotgun sequence:
- the LOC120382915 gene encoding thaicobrin-like isoform X3: MTLLPDPKLIRGAFPQRSELLEKCKADVILDPDTANPWLIVSADGKSVRSGEKPQPDLPENPNRFDLAPCVLGSQGFTSGRHYWEVEFGDQREWAVGVARESVKRKEWLTLSPKDGIWSQGRWWLRREAFGSSETPQPHSGRPGKIGVCLDYEGGWVAFYEDDHTTMMLASFNGEKIFPFFYVGGGVHLTLIP; encoded by the exons ATGACTCTTCTTCCTGATCCAAAACTCATCCGTGGGGCTTTCCCTCAGAGAAGTGAGCTTCTGGAGAAATGCAAAG cGGATGTGATTCTGGATCCTGATACCGCGAACCCTTGGCTCATCGTGTCTGCGGATGGGAAATCTGTGAGATCGGGAGAGAAACCACAACCCGACTTGCCTGAAAATCCCAACAGATTTGATCTTGCTCCCTGTGTACTGGGCTCCCAGGGGTTCACCTCAGGGCGacattactgggaggtggagttTGGGGATCAGAGAGAGTGGGCTGTGGGGGTCGCCAGAGAGTCCGTGAAGAGGAAGGAATGGCTCACTCTTAGCCCCAAGGATGGGATCTGGTCTCAGGGGCGCTGGTGGCTTCGGAGGGAAGCATTCGGCTCCTCTGAGACCCCCCAACCCCATAGTGGGAGGCCTGGGAAGATCGGGGTTTGTCTGGATTATGAAGGGGGTTGGGTGGCATTTTATGAAGATGACCATACAACTATGATGTTGGCCTCCttcaatggggaaaaaatttTCCCCTTCTTCTACGTGGGCGGAGGTGTCCACCTCACACTGATCCCTTGA
- the LOC120382915 gene encoding vespryn-21-like isoform X2, whose amino-acid sequence MIPTKRSEGKFQAEMTLLPDPKLIRGAFPQRSELLEKCKADVILDPDTANPWLIVSADGKSVRSGEKPQPDLPENPNRFDLAPCVLGSQGFTSGRHYWEVEFGDQREWAVGVARESVKRKEWLTLSPKDGIWSQGRWWLRREAFGSSETPQPHSGRPGKIGVCLDYEGGWVAFYEDDHTTMMLASFNGEKIFPFFYVGGGVHLTLIP is encoded by the exons ATGATTCCAACAAAG CGGTCAGAAGGGAAGTTTCAAGCAGAGATGACTCTTCTTCCTGATCCAAAACTCATCCGTGGGGCTTTCCCTCAGAGAAGTGAGCTTCTGGAGAAATGCAAAG cGGATGTGATTCTGGATCCTGATACCGCGAACCCTTGGCTCATCGTGTCTGCGGATGGGAAATCTGTGAGATCGGGAGAGAAACCACAACCCGACTTGCCTGAAAATCCCAACAGATTTGATCTTGCTCCCTGTGTACTGGGCTCCCAGGGGTTCACCTCAGGGCGacattactgggaggtggagttTGGGGATCAGAGAGAGTGGGCTGTGGGGGTCGCCAGAGAGTCCGTGAAGAGGAAGGAATGGCTCACTCTTAGCCCCAAGGATGGGATCTGGTCTCAGGGGCGCTGGTGGCTTCGGAGGGAAGCATTCGGCTCCTCTGAGACCCCCCAACCCCATAGTGGGAGGCCTGGGAAGATCGGGGTTTGTCTGGATTATGAAGGGGGTTGGGTGGCATTTTATGAAGATGACCATACAACTATGATGTTGGCCTCCttcaatggggaaaaaatttTCCCCTTCTTCTACGTGGGCGGAGGTGTCCACCTCACACTGATCCCTTGA
- the LOC120382915 gene encoding vespryn-21-like isoform X1 translates to MITTMGRYKRRSEGKFQAEMTLLPDPKLIRGAFPQRSELLEKCKADVILDPDTANPWLIVSADGKSVRSGEKPQPDLPENPNRFDLAPCVLGSQGFTSGRHYWEVEFGDQREWAVGVARESVKRKEWLTLSPKDGIWSQGRWWLRREAFGSSETPQPHSGRPGKIGVCLDYEGGWVAFYEDDHTTMMLASFNGEKIFPFFYVGGGVHLTLIP, encoded by the exons ATGATTACAACTATGGGGCGATATAAAAGG CGGTCAGAAGGGAAGTTTCAAGCAGAGATGACTCTTCTTCCTGATCCAAAACTCATCCGTGGGGCTTTCCCTCAGAGAAGTGAGCTTCTGGAGAAATGCAAAG cGGATGTGATTCTGGATCCTGATACCGCGAACCCTTGGCTCATCGTGTCTGCGGATGGGAAATCTGTGAGATCGGGAGAGAAACCACAACCCGACTTGCCTGAAAATCCCAACAGATTTGATCTTGCTCCCTGTGTACTGGGCTCCCAGGGGTTCACCTCAGGGCGacattactgggaggtggagttTGGGGATCAGAGAGAGTGGGCTGTGGGGGTCGCCAGAGAGTCCGTGAAGAGGAAGGAATGGCTCACTCTTAGCCCCAAGGATGGGATCTGGTCTCAGGGGCGCTGGTGGCTTCGGAGGGAAGCATTCGGCTCCTCTGAGACCCCCCAACCCCATAGTGGGAGGCCTGGGAAGATCGGGGTTTGTCTGGATTATGAAGGGGGTTGGGTGGCATTTTATGAAGATGACCATACAACTATGATGTTGGCCTCCttcaatggggaaaaaatttTCCCCTTCTTCTACGTGGGCGGAGGTGTCCACCTCACACTGATCCCTTGA
- the LOC120382926 gene encoding histone H2B 7-like, whose product MSARVPKKGGKKLVAEGAKKADKKRKRSRKESYSIYVYKVLKQVHPDTGISSKAMSIMNSFVSDLFERIAAEASRLALYNKRSTISSREIQTAVRLLLPGELAKHAVSEGTKAVTKYTSSK is encoded by the coding sequence ATGTCTGCGCGCGTGCCGAAGAAAGGTGGGAAGAAGCTGGTTGCGGAGGGTGCGAAGAAAGCCGATAAGAAGCGGAAAAGGAGCCGCAAAGAGTCTTACTCTATTTATGTCTACAAGGTGTTGAAGCAGGTCCATCCGGACACGGGCATTTCTTCTAAGGCCATGAGTATTATGAATTCCTTCGTGAGCGACCTTTTCGAGCGCATCGCCGCAGAGGCGTCCCGCTTGGCTTTATACAACAAAAGATCGACCATCAGCTCAAGAGAGATCCAGACTGCGGTGCGCCTGCTGTTGCCTGGGGAGTTGGCGAAGCACGCCGTGTCCGAAGGCACTAAAGCTGTCACCAAATACACCAGCTCTAAATAA
- the LOC120383478 gene encoding histone H1-like codes for MNTAQTAPEAPAAAEAPASQRKKKRRKKKPLRRQRPAFAQLILWSVDFSKSRKGFSLVAIEKELAATGVDVQRNKSRIKAALKKLVTNNILCKVPGVTGAPGSYQLCKEPGVGKTQLVLQLPKTKEAKKPAKQKRRADKKPPANHEAKKIKKKNKGTGTKAPGKMRNVAEGKGAGKTSAASSARGAMAPQRKS; via the coding sequence ATGAATACAGCGCAAACGGCCCCTGAAGCTCCAGCCGCAGCTGAAGCTCCTGCCAGCcaaaggaaaaagaagagaaggaagaagaagCCGCTTCGAAGACAGCGGCCGGCTTTTGCCCAGCTCATCCTGTGGAGCGTGGATTTCTCCAAGAGCCGCAAGGGCTTCTCCCTGGTGGCCATCGAGAAGGAGCTGGCGGCGACGGGAGTCGACGTCCAGAGGAACAAAAGCCGCATCAAAGCGGCGCTAAAGAAGCTGGTCACCAACAACATCCTGTGCAAGGTGCCTGGAGTGACTGGGGCTCCCGGCTCCTACCAGCTCTGCAAAGAACCAGGGGTCGGCAAAACGCAGCTCGTTCTGCAGCTGCCCAAGACCAAGGAGGCCAAGAAGCCGGCGAAGCAGAAGAGACGGGCAGATAAAAAGCCGCCTGCCAACCACGAGGCTAAAAAGATCAAGAAGAAGAACAAAGGGACGGGGACAAAGGCCCCCGGGAAGATGAGGAACGTGGCCGAAGGCAAAGGAGCTGGCAAGACTTCTGCGGCCTCCTCTGCTCGCGGGGCAATGGCTCCCCAGCGGAAATCTTAA